A genomic segment from Pseudomonas sessilinigenes encodes:
- a CDS encoding PepSY domain-containing protein, giving the protein MNRRLHIGSRAALALWLCCSLALARDLDQDEALRLRQQGVILPLEQLLQQAMDRYPGAKLLEAELEEKHDVYIYEVELLTVDGVVRELDLDAATGRLLKDEEDD; this is encoded by the coding sequence ATGAATCGCAGATTGCACATCGGCAGCCGGGCAGCCCTGGCGTTATGGCTGTGCTGCTCGCTGGCCCTGGCCCGCGACCTGGACCAGGACGAGGCCCTGCGCCTGCGCCAGCAAGGGGTGATCCTGCCTCTGGAACAGTTGCTGCAGCAGGCCATGGATCGCTATCCGGGGGCCAAGTTGCTGGAGGCCGAGCTGGAGGAAAAGCACGATGTGTACATCTACGAAGTGGAACTGCTGACCGTGGACGGCGTGGTCCGCGAGCTGGACCTGGACGCCGCCACCGGGCGCCTGTTGAAAGACGAGGAAGATGACTGA
- a CDS encoding Na+/H+ antiporter family protein, giving the protein MNAVIAAVGVMLVLSLSRVHVVIALIVGALVGGLTGGLGIEATLKAFNSGLGGGATVALSYALLGAFAVAIAKSGLAHALADKILLLVDRQDANGGGQVKWLLIGLLWVVAIASQNILPIHIAFIPLLVPPLLYVLTKLQLDRRLIACVITFGLITPYMFLPVGFGNIFLNEILLANVARSGVDISQVNVTHAMGIPALGMVCGLLLAFVSYRKKRVYDLGRIEKVEQVEVQYNPRTLMVAGLAIVAAFVIQLLLDSMIIGALCGFLIFSMSGIVRWRETDELFTEGMKMMAMIGFIMIAASGFAEVMKATGEVNSLVQASASWIGHSKGVGALLMLLVGLLVTMGIGSSFSTVPILAAIFVPLCVQLGFSPVAIVCIVGTAGALGDAGSPASDSTLGPTSGLNIDGQHHHIWDTVVPTFLHYNLPLLAFGWVAAMVL; this is encoded by the coding sequence ATTAACGCAGTAATTGCCGCGGTAGGCGTGATGCTGGTACTCAGCCTGTCCCGCGTGCATGTAGTGATCGCCCTGATCGTGGGCGCGCTGGTGGGAGGCCTCACCGGCGGCCTGGGGATCGAGGCCACGCTCAAGGCCTTCAACAGCGGCCTGGGCGGCGGGGCCACGGTGGCCCTGTCCTATGCCTTGCTCGGGGCCTTCGCCGTGGCCATCGCCAAGTCCGGCCTGGCCCATGCCCTGGCGGACAAGATCCTGCTGCTGGTGGATCGCCAGGATGCCAATGGCGGCGGCCAGGTCAAATGGTTGCTGATCGGCCTTTTGTGGGTGGTGGCCATCGCCTCGCAGAACATCCTGCCGATCCACATCGCCTTCATCCCGCTGCTGGTGCCGCCGCTGCTCTATGTGCTGACCAAGCTGCAACTGGACCGGCGCCTGATCGCCTGCGTCATCACCTTCGGCCTGATCACCCCCTACATGTTCCTGCCGGTGGGCTTCGGTAACATCTTCCTCAACGAGATCCTGTTGGCCAACGTCGCCCGCAGCGGTGTCGACATCAGTCAGGTCAACGTCACCCACGCCATGGGCATTCCCGCCCTGGGCATGGTCTGCGGCCTGTTGCTGGCGTTCGTCAGCTACCGCAAGAAGCGCGTCTACGACCTGGGCCGGATCGAGAAGGTCGAGCAGGTGGAGGTGCAGTACAACCCGCGGACCCTGATGGTGGCGGGCCTGGCCATTGTCGCCGCGTTCGTCATCCAGCTGCTGCTGGACTCGATGATTATCGGTGCCCTGTGCGGTTTCCTGATCTTCTCGATGTCGGGCATCGTGCGTTGGCGCGAGACCGACGAGCTGTTCACCGAAGGCATGAAGATGATGGCCATGATCGGCTTCATCATGATCGCCGCCTCGGGCTTCGCCGAGGTGATGAAGGCTACCGGTGAGGTCAACAGCCTGGTGCAAGCCTCGGCCAGCTGGATCGGCCACAGCAAGGGCGTGGGCGCGCTGCTGATGTTGCTGGTGGGCCTGTTGGTGACCATGGGCATCGGCTCGTCGTTCTCCACCGTGCCGATCCTGGCGGCGATCTTCGTGCCGCTGTGCGTGCAACTGGGTTTCAGCCCGGTGGCCATCGTCTGCATCGTCGGTACCGCCGGGGCCCTGGGCGACGCCGGCTCGCCGGCCTCGGACTCGACCCTGGGCCCGACCTCGGGCCTGAACATCGACGGCCAGCACCACCACATCTGGGACACCGTGGTCCCGACCTTCCTGCACTACAACCTGCCGCTGCTGGCCTTCGGCTGGGTCGCGGCCATGGTGCTCTGA
- a CDS encoding response regulator transcription factor: protein MRLLLVEDHVSLADELLEGLNRQGYAVDWLADGRDALYQGASEPYDLIILDLGLPGVPGLDVLRQWRAEGLATPVLILTARGSWAERIEGLKAGADDYLSKPFHPEELHLRVQSLLRRSHGQANQQTLQAAGLHLDEGRQCVVRDGQDVQLTAAEFRLLRYFMLHPQQILSKGHLAEHLYDGETERDSNVLEVHVNHLRRKLGRSVIETRRGQGYLFGGAAS from the coding sequence ATGCGCCTGCTCCTGGTGGAAGACCATGTATCCCTGGCCGACGAATTGCTCGAAGGGCTGAATCGCCAAGGCTATGCCGTGGACTGGCTGGCCGATGGGCGCGATGCCCTGTACCAGGGGGCCAGCGAGCCTTACGATCTGATCATCCTCGACCTGGGTCTGCCCGGTGTACCGGGCCTGGATGTGCTGCGCCAATGGCGTGCCGAGGGCCTGGCCACCCCGGTGCTGATCCTGACGGCCCGGGGCTCCTGGGCCGAGCGTATCGAAGGGCTCAAGGCCGGTGCCGACGATTACCTGAGCAAGCCGTTCCATCCCGAGGAACTGCACCTGCGGGTCCAGTCCCTGCTGCGCCGTTCCCATGGCCAGGCCAACCAGCAAACCCTGCAGGCTGCCGGCCTGCACCTGGACGAGGGGCGCCAGTGCGTGGTCCGCGATGGCCAGGACGTGCAACTGACGGCTGCGGAGTTTCGCCTGCTGCGCTACTTCATGCTGCATCCGCAGCAGATCCTCTCCAAGGGGCATTTGGCCGAACACCTCTACGACGGTGAGACCGAGCGCGATTCCAATGTCTTGGAAGTCCACGTCAACCACCTTCGGCGCAAGCTTGGGCGCAGCGTCATCGAAACCCGTCGGGGCCAGGGCTACCTGTTCGGCGGGGCGGCTTCGTGA
- a CDS encoding LysR family transcriptional regulator, translating into MPDTIVPRPAAEPSAKPMEQRLELRHLRYFKAVAEELSFTRAAAKLHMAQPPLSQQIKQLEEDLGVVLFERQGRPLRLTEAGRQFLLKVRGILDDVQSSVREVRELAEGHGGRLSIGFAGSVMYNKLPELLGLFRQCYPGVELEFRELLAAQIGPALLARDIDLGLARPALEDDPAFQQRLLLQEPLVVAVPTGHRLAGREDIAIQDLDQERTVLYPRFPLPSLTDLIQNTLERLGVHLHLVQHVENLQAALGLTRAGVGLTFVPQSVGAELRQGIVFLAIRDNPLFSPLSAAWLAGTSSAPLRNFLPLLNLVSSVPSPLP; encoded by the coding sequence ATGCCCGACACCATCGTGCCCCGCCCCGCCGCAGAACCGTCGGCCAAACCCATGGAGCAACGGCTGGAATTGCGCCACCTGCGCTATTTCAAGGCCGTGGCCGAAGAGCTGAGCTTCACTCGGGCCGCGGCGAAGTTGCACATGGCGCAGCCGCCCCTCAGCCAACAGATCAAGCAATTGGAAGAAGACCTGGGAGTCGTCCTGTTCGAGCGCCAGGGCCGCCCCTTACGCCTGACCGAGGCCGGCCGACAATTCCTGCTCAAGGTCCGGGGCATCCTCGACGATGTCCAGTCCAGTGTCAGGGAGGTCCGCGAACTTGCCGAAGGCCATGGTGGGCGACTCTCCATCGGTTTCGCCGGTTCGGTCATGTACAACAAACTGCCGGAGCTGCTCGGCCTGTTCCGCCAATGCTATCCAGGCGTGGAGCTGGAGTTCAGGGAACTGCTGGCGGCACAGATTGGCCCGGCGCTGCTGGCGCGTGATATCGACCTGGGGCTGGCCCGCCCGGCCCTGGAGGACGACCCGGCATTTCAGCAACGCCTGTTGCTCCAGGAGCCGCTGGTGGTGGCCGTACCGACGGGCCATCGCCTGGCAGGCCGCGAAGACATCGCGATCCAGGACCTGGACCAGGAGCGAACCGTACTCTACCCGCGCTTCCCGCTGCCCAGCCTGACCGACCTGATCCAGAACACCCTGGAACGGCTCGGCGTACACCTGCACCTGGTGCAGCACGTCGAGAACCTGCAGGCCGCCCTGGGCCTGACTCGGGCCGGGGTGGGGCTGACCTTCGTGCCGCAGAGCGTCGGGGCCGAGTTACGCCAGGGCATCGTCTTCCTGGCTATCCGCGACAACCCGCTGTTTTCGCCACTGAGCGCGGCCTGGCTGGCAGGCACCAGCAGCGCCCCGCTGCGTAACTTCCTGCCCTTGTTGAACCTGGTAAGCAGCGTCCCATCCCCCCTGCCCTAG
- the trhP gene encoding prephenate-dependent tRNA uridine(34) hydroxylase TrhP: MTLLAKPELLAPAGTLKNMRYAFAYGADAVYAGQPRYSLRVRNNEFDHANLALGIQEAQAQGKRFYVVVNIAPHNAKLKTFLKDLAPVIEMAPDALIMSDPGLIMLVRRHFPAMPIHLSVQANTVNWASVEFWQQQGLSRIILSRELSLEEIEEIRQQVPGMELEVFVHGALCMAYSGRCLLSGYMNKRDANQGTCTNACRWKYKAEPATQDNLGDIVQTCEPEPTLGLGAPTEQVFLLSEANRPDELMPAFEDEHGTYIMNAKDLRAVQHVGRLTRMGVHSLKIEGRTKSHFYCARTTQVYRRAIDDAAAGREFDRSLMNDLESLAQRGYTEGFLRRHVHDEYQNYQNGSSVSERQQFVGELTGERRDRLAEVKVKNRFALGDHMELMTPKGNFHFDLHELQNIQGQAIEVAPGDGHTVYLPIPDQVDLRFGLLMRDIGA, translated from the coding sequence ATGACGCTCCTGGCCAAACCCGAACTCCTGGCTCCCGCCGGCACCCTGAAGAACATGCGCTACGCCTTCGCCTACGGCGCCGATGCGGTATACGCCGGGCAACCGCGCTATAGCTTGCGGGTACGCAACAACGAATTCGACCACGCCAACCTGGCGCTCGGCATCCAGGAGGCCCAGGCCCAGGGCAAGCGCTTCTACGTGGTGGTCAACATCGCCCCGCACAATGCCAAGCTCAAGACCTTCCTCAAGGACCTGGCTCCGGTCATCGAAATGGCTCCCGATGCACTGATCATGTCCGACCCCGGCCTGATCATGCTCGTGCGCCGACACTTTCCGGCCATGCCCATCCACCTCTCGGTCCAGGCCAATACGGTGAATTGGGCCAGCGTCGAGTTCTGGCAGCAGCAGGGCCTGAGCCGGATCATCCTGTCCCGGGAACTGTCGCTGGAAGAGATCGAGGAGATCCGCCAGCAAGTGCCGGGCATGGAACTGGAAGTCTTCGTCCATGGCGCGCTGTGCATGGCCTACTCCGGCCGCTGCCTGCTCTCGGGCTACATGAACAAGCGCGATGCCAACCAGGGCACCTGCACCAATGCCTGTCGCTGGAAATACAAGGCCGAGCCGGCTACCCAGGACAATCTCGGAGACATCGTCCAGACCTGTGAACCCGAGCCGACCCTGGGCCTTGGGGCGCCCACCGAGCAGGTCTTCCTGCTCAGCGAAGCCAACCGCCCGGATGAGCTGATGCCAGCCTTCGAAGACGAACACGGCACCTACATCATGAACGCCAAGGACCTGCGGGCCGTGCAGCACGTAGGTCGCCTGACCCGCATGGGCGTGCATTCGCTGAAGATCGAGGGCCGCACCAAATCCCACTTCTATTGCGCACGTACCACCCAGGTCTATCGCCGGGCCATCGATGATGCCGCCGCCGGGCGCGAATTCGACCGTAGCCTGATGAACGATCTGGAGTCCCTGGCCCAGCGTGGCTATACCGAGGGTTTCCTGCGCCGCCATGTGCACGACGAGTACCAGAACTACCAGAACGGCAGCTCGGTCTCGGAGCGCCAGCAGTTCGTCGGCGAGCTTACCGGAGAGCGCCGTGACCGCTTGGCAGAAGTGAAGGTGAAGAACCGCTTCGCCCTGGGCGACCACATGGAATTGATGACCCCCAAGGGCAATTTCCACTTCGACCTGCACGAACTGCAGAACATCCAGGGCCAGGCCATCGAAGTCGCACCGGGGGATGGCCATACCGTCTACCTGCCGATCCCCGACCAGGTGGACCTGCGTTTCGGCCTATTGATGCGCGACATCGGCGCTTGA
- a CDS encoding patatin-like phospholipase family protein, producing the protein MPAIHIKFPALTLKAGPRALARIRRQGLHAGEVGTLPGAAGGPKALGIQGLDLALFGEWLPAVPRERSLIGASVGSWRFASACLPDAAEGIRRLGQLYNAQSFAKGVTMAQISQSSRQMLDDLLEGRDASILDNPQYRLNIMVVKSHGLLADDHRGRLGLGLSSVIADNLRGRARLSRHFERLVLHDPRLAPPLHALEDFPSRFVPLDRGNLRQALLASGSIPMVMQGVRELPGAGAGTFRDGGLLDYHLDLPYSGSDIVLYPHFTDRVIPGWFDKTLPWRRASPERLRDVLLLAPSREYLARLPYGKLPDRSDFKRFMGDDASRQKYWRSAMDESRRLGDEFLELASQDRLGERLQSL; encoded by the coding sequence ATGCCTGCCATCCATATCAAGTTTCCCGCCCTGACCCTCAAGGCCGGCCCCCGGGCCCTGGCGCGCATCCGCCGCCAAGGTCTGCACGCCGGGGAAGTCGGCACCTTGCCGGGGGCCGCCGGCGGCCCCAAGGCCCTGGGCATCCAGGGCCTGGACCTGGCGCTGTTCGGTGAGTGGCTGCCCGCCGTCCCCCGCGAGCGTTCGCTGATCGGCGCCTCGGTGGGCTCCTGGCGGTTCGCCAGCGCCTGCCTGCCCGATGCCGCCGAAGGCATCCGCCGCCTGGGCCAGCTGTACAACGCCCAGAGCTTCGCCAAAGGCGTGACCATGGCGCAGATCAGCCAGAGCTCGCGACAGATGCTCGACGACCTGCTCGAAGGCCGCGATGCCAGCATCCTCGACAACCCCCAGTACCGGCTGAACATCATGGTGGTCAAGAGCCACGGCCTGCTGGCCGATGACCATCGCGGGCGCCTGGGCCTGGGCTTGTCCTCGGTGATTGCCGACAACCTGCGGGGCCGCGCGCGCCTGTCGCGGCACTTCGAGCGCCTGGTGCTGCACGACCCGCGCCTGGCGCCGCCGCTGCACGCCCTGGAAGACTTCCCGTCGCGCTTCGTCCCCTTGGATCGCGGCAACCTGCGCCAGGCCCTGCTGGCCTCGGGCTCGATCCCCATGGTCATGCAGGGCGTACGCGAGCTGCCTGGCGCCGGGGCCGGCACCTTCCGCGACGGCGGCCTGCTGGACTACCACCTGGACCTGCCCTACAGCGGCAGCGATATCGTGCTCTACCCCCACTTCACCGACCGGGTGATCCCCGGCTGGTTCGACAAGACCCTGCCCTGGCGCCGAGCCAGCCCCGAGCGCCTGCGGGACGTACTGCTGCTGGCTCCCTCCCGGGAGTACCTGGCGCGCCTGCCCTACGGCAAACTGCCGGACCGCAGCGACTTCAAGCGCTTCATGGGCGACGACGCCAGCCGGCAGAAATATTGGCGCAGCGCCATGGACGAAAGCCGGCGCCTGGGCGACGAGTTCCTCGAACTGGCCAGCCAGGATCGCCTGGGCGAGCGCCTGCAAAGCCTCTGA
- a CDS encoding DMT family transporter, translating to MSGLPATLGNRPDRLICALFLVLWSSGFAIVKVGLQYSSPMMFLWLRYVIVVLVLLPVVLVQRPPLPRGRPLLAMIASGVLMQCVYFAGTYLAIDAGISAGLLALIVSLQPVVIGVASPLLLRTPVAGRQWLGLLLGFFGAAVVILAKSDVERFTVLGMGLAWLSLLGLSASVLLEKASTPQPIVLSLFSQYLLGMLLVSPLALTFNAQPLQWNWAFVGALGYLSFFNSLLAIALLMLLVRRNEAARVSAVFFLVPPGAALVAWLLLGEPMPWLAWGGVILAALGVRLCSAPSPGKPLLK from the coding sequence GTGAGCGGCTTGCCTGCCACCCTGGGCAATCGGCCGGATCGACTGATCTGCGCGCTGTTCCTCGTGCTCTGGTCGTCCGGCTTCGCCATCGTCAAGGTCGGGCTGCAATACAGCAGCCCGATGATGTTCCTGTGGTTGCGCTATGTAATCGTGGTGCTGGTGCTATTGCCCGTGGTGCTGGTGCAGCGCCCGCCCCTGCCCCGGGGCCGGCCCCTGCTGGCGATGATCGCCAGTGGCGTGCTCATGCAGTGCGTGTACTTCGCCGGGACCTACCTGGCCATCGACGCCGGGATCAGCGCCGGCCTGCTGGCACTGATCGTCTCGCTGCAGCCGGTGGTGATCGGCGTCGCCTCGCCCTTGCTGCTGCGCACGCCAGTAGCCGGTCGCCAATGGCTGGGGCTGTTGCTGGGATTTTTCGGGGCAGCGGTGGTGATCCTGGCCAAGTCCGACGTTGAACGCTTCACCGTGCTGGGCATGGGCCTGGCCTGGCTGTCGCTGCTGGGCTTGAGTGCCAGCGTGTTGCTGGAGAAGGCCTCGACCCCGCAACCCATCGTTCTTTCGCTGTTCAGCCAGTACCTGTTGGGCATGCTGCTGGTATCGCCCCTGGCCTTGACCTTCAACGCCCAGCCGCTCCAGTGGAACTGGGCCTTCGTTGGCGCCCTGGGCTACCTGTCGTTCTTCAATTCGTTGCTGGCGATCGCCTTGCTGATGCTGCTGGTACGGCGTAACGAGGCCGCCAGGGTGTCGGCGGTGTTTTTCCTGGTGCCGCCCGGCGCGGCCCTGGTGGCCTGGCTGCTGTTGGGCGAACCGATGCCCTGGCTGGCGTGGGGCGGCGTGATACTCGCCGCCCTGGGCGTGCGCCTGTGCAGCGCGCCCTCGCCGGGCAAGCCATTGCTCAAGTGA
- a CDS encoding YceH family protein, giving the protein MSSEHETPSEALRLGNAEIRILGSLIEKQATSAETYPLTLNALVIACNQKTSREPVMNLTQGQVGQSLRTLEAQGFTRLVMGSRADRWEQRLDKALELVPAQLILCGLMFLRGPQTVNELLTRSGRMHDFEDAEQVLHQLERLVARGLALHLPRQSGQREDRYTHALGDPAEIEAILAARGSPVERSTGGAVALERIEELEARIAALEERLARLEG; this is encoded by the coding sequence ATGAGCAGCGAACACGAAACTCCCAGCGAAGCACTGCGCCTTGGCAATGCCGAAATCCGCATCCTGGGATCATTGATCGAAAAACAGGCCACCAGTGCGGAAACCTATCCCCTGACCCTCAATGCCCTGGTGATCGCCTGCAACCAGAAGACCAGCCGCGAGCCGGTGATGAACCTGACCCAGGGACAAGTCGGCCAGAGCCTGCGGACCCTGGAAGCCCAGGGCTTTACCCGCCTGGTGATGGGCAGTCGCGCCGACCGCTGGGAGCAGCGCCTGGACAAGGCCCTGGAACTGGTGCCCGCGCAATTGATCCTGTGCGGCCTGATGTTCCTGCGGGGCCCGCAGACCGTGAACGAACTGCTGACTCGCAGCGGGCGCATGCATGACTTCGAAGATGCCGAGCAAGTGCTGCATCAGCTCGAACGCCTGGTGGCCCGGGGTCTGGCCCTGCATCTGCCGCGCCAGTCCGGCCAGCGCGAAGATCGCTACACCCACGCCCTGGGCGACCCGGCGGAGATCGAAGCCATTCTCGCCGCCCGCGGCAGCCCGGTGGAGCGCAGCACCGGTGGCGCAGTCGCCCTGGAACGCATCGAGGAACTGGAGGCGCGGATCGCCGCCCTCGAGGAGCGCCTGGCTCGCCTCGAAGGCTAG
- a CDS encoding sensor histidine kinase, giving the protein MRSIQRRLSLGLVSVMLVVGLALAQTSLWLFEVGLQRYLEAGLRNDSESLLLALVRGPQGLQLDERRLSPAYQRPFSGHYFRIDFADVHWRSRSLWDQELPQLEQAGLQGNLQLGPEGQQLLVLRSDYKRLGQSISISVAQDYTSVRESFQRMRQIGLGLGLAGLLLILLLQRLTVRRALRPLETAREQIAQLQMGQRSQLDAQVPVELEPLVAQVNHLLTHTEDSLKRSRNALGNLGHALKTPLAVLLSLASGPKLAAQPEVRRILLQQLEQVQSRLNRELNRARLAGDALPGALFECDAELPGLLATLNMIHGEHLELSYHAASGLRLPWDREDLLELLGNLLDNACKWADAQVQLSVEERAAGFCLAVDDDGPGIPEQRRNEVFSRGARLDEQTDGHGLGLGIVRDIVEAWGGRLSLGQSPLGGLRVAIELPRR; this is encoded by the coding sequence GTGAGGTCGATCCAGCGCCGCCTGAGCCTGGGCCTGGTCAGTGTGATGCTGGTGGTCGGGCTGGCGCTGGCACAGACCAGCCTGTGGCTGTTCGAGGTAGGCCTGCAACGCTACCTGGAGGCCGGGCTGCGCAACGACAGCGAAAGCCTGCTGCTGGCCCTGGTGCGTGGCCCGCAAGGGTTGCAACTGGACGAGCGACGGTTGTCGCCGGCCTATCAGCGACCGTTCTCCGGGCATTACTTTCGCATCGACTTCGCCGATGTGCACTGGCGTTCCCGTTCGCTGTGGGACCAGGAGCTGCCGCAGTTGGAGCAAGCCGGGCTGCAAGGCAACTTGCAATTGGGGCCTGAGGGCCAGCAGCTGCTGGTGTTGCGCAGTGACTACAAGCGCCTGGGGCAATCGATTTCCATCAGCGTGGCCCAGGACTACACCTCCGTGCGCGAGAGTTTCCAGCGCATGCGCCAGATCGGCCTCGGGCTGGGCCTGGCAGGCTTGCTGTTGATCCTGCTGTTGCAGCGCCTGACCGTGCGCCGGGCGTTGCGTCCGTTGGAAACCGCCCGTGAGCAAATCGCCCAGTTGCAGATGGGCCAGCGCTCGCAACTCGATGCCCAGGTCCCGGTGGAGCTGGAGCCGCTGGTGGCCCAGGTCAACCATTTGCTGACCCACACCGAGGACAGCCTCAAGCGTTCGCGCAATGCCCTGGGCAACCTCGGGCATGCCCTGAAGACGCCCCTGGCGGTGTTGCTGAGCCTGGCGTCGGGGCCGAAGTTGGCGGCCCAGCCGGAGGTGCGGCGGATTCTTTTGCAGCAGCTGGAGCAGGTGCAGTCGCGGCTCAACCGCGAATTGAACCGGGCGCGGCTGGCCGGCGATGCGCTACCCGGCGCGTTGTTCGAGTGCGATGCCGAGTTGCCGGGGTTACTGGCGACCTTGAACATGATCCATGGCGAGCACCTGGAACTCAGCTACCACGCGGCATCGGGGCTGCGCCTGCCCTGGGATCGCGAGGACCTGCTGGAGCTGTTGGGCAACCTGCTGGACAACGCCTGCAAGTGGGCGGATGCGCAGGTGCAACTGAGTGTGGAGGAGCGAGCCGCGGGTTTCTGCCTGGCCGTGGACGATGATGGCCCGGGGATTCCGGAGCAGCGCCGGAACGAGGTCTTCAGCCGTGGCGCCCGGTTGGATGAGCAGACCGACGGCCATGGGCTGGGGCTGGGGATCGTGCGCGATATCGTCGAGGCCTGGGGCGGTCGCCTGAGCCTGGGACAAAGCCCCCTGGGCGGCTTGCGGGTGGCGATCGAGCTGCCCCGGCGCTGA
- a CDS encoding methyl-accepting chemotaxis protein, whose product MEQQYRQVDQVATASHEMSATAQDVARSAAQAAQAARDADQATQQGLTVIDRTTRSIDLLAADMSTAMGQVEGLASDSEQIGSVLEVIRTIAEQTNLLALNAAIEAARAGEAGRGFAVVADEVRNLAQRTQESVEETRQVIEQLQNGTRDVVASMGNSHRQAQGSVEQVEQAVTALRQIGDAVTVISDMNLQIASAAEQQSAVAEEINSNVATIRDVTESLSEQANESARVSQSLNSLANQQQSLMDQFRV is encoded by the coding sequence ATGGAACAGCAGTACCGCCAGGTGGACCAGGTGGCGACCGCGTCCCACGAGATGAGCGCCACGGCCCAGGACGTGGCCCGCAGCGCCGCTCAGGCAGCCCAGGCCGCACGGGATGCCGACCAGGCGACCCAGCAGGGCCTGACCGTGATCGACCGCACCACCCGCAGCATCGACCTGCTGGCCGCCGACATGAGCACCGCCATGGGACAGGTCGAAGGCCTGGCCAGCGACAGCGAACAGATCGGCTCGGTGCTGGAGGTCATCCGCACCATCGCCGAACAAACCAACCTGCTGGCTCTCAACGCCGCCATCGAGGCAGCCCGGGCCGGGGAAGCCGGTCGTGGCTTCGCGGTAGTGGCCGATGAAGTGCGCAACCTGGCCCAGCGTACCCAGGAGTCGGTGGAGGAAACCCGCCAGGTGATCGAACAGTTGCAAAACGGCACCCGCGACGTGGTGGCCTCCATGGGCAACAGCCATCGCCAGGCCCAGGGCAGCGTCGAGCAGGTGGAACAGGCCGTGACCGCCCTGCGCCAGATCGGCGATGCGGTGACAGTGATCAGCGACATGAACCTGCAGATCGCCAGCGCCGCCGAACAGCAGAGCGCCGTGGCCGAGGAAATCAACAGCAACGTCGCCACCATCCGCGACGTCACCGAATCGCTGTCGGAACAGGCCAACGAATCGGCCCGGGTCAGCCAGTCGCTGAACAGCCTGGCCAACCAGCAACAAAGCCTGATGGATCAGTTCCGCGTCTGA
- a CDS encoding PepSY domain-containing protein, with protein sequence MKTLTALLGASLIAMTVGLVHARDLGPDEALRLRDAGTIVSFEKLNATALARHPGARIGETELEEEYGKYIYQVELRDPQGLEWDLELDAVSGQVLKDHQDT encoded by the coding sequence ATGAAAACCCTCACTGCCCTGTTGGGCGCCAGCCTGATTGCCATGACCGTGGGCCTGGTCCATGCCCGCGACCTGGGGCCCGACGAGGCCCTGCGGCTGCGCGACGCTGGTACCATTGTGTCCTTTGAAAAACTCAATGCCACGGCCCTGGCCCGGCACCCCGGAGCACGCATTGGCGAAACCGAGCTGGAAGAGGAGTACGGCAAGTACATCTACCAGGTCGAGCTGCGTGACCCACAGGGGCTGGAATGGGACCTGGAGCTGGACGCCGTGAGCGGCCAGGTACTCAAGGATCATCAGGACACCTAA
- a CDS encoding shikimate 5-dehydrogenase, which yields MQMNPNKDTQLCMSLSGRPGNFGLRFHNHLYEQLGLNFYYKAFSSQDLPGAVRGIRALGIRGCGVSMPFKEDCIALVDELDASAQAIASINTIVNTNGHLKAYNTDYIAVAQLLAAHAVPRTCSFALRGSGGMAKAVASALRDGGYDNGVIVARNEVAGRALASSLGYRWQAELGALRPQMLVNVTPIGMSGGPEAQQLAFEAEAIAAADTVFDVVAIPAETPLILQARAQGKRVITGLEVIAIQALEQFVLYTGVRPSQEQFQKAVAYARA from the coding sequence ATGCAAATGAACCCCAATAAAGACACCCAGTTGTGCATGTCGTTGTCCGGGCGTCCGGGGAACTTCGGCCTGCGCTTTCACAACCACTTGTATGAACAACTGGGGCTGAACTTCTACTACAAGGCCTTCAGCAGCCAGGACCTGCCGGGTGCGGTCCGTGGAATCCGTGCATTGGGCATTCGTGGTTGCGGCGTTTCCATGCCGTTCAAGGAGGATTGCATCGCCCTGGTGGATGAGCTGGATGCATCGGCCCAGGCCATTGCCTCGATCAATACCATCGTCAACACCAATGGCCACTTGAAGGCCTACAACACCGACTACATTGCCGTGGCGCAGTTGCTGGCGGCCCATGCCGTGCCCAGGACGTGCAGTTTCGCCTTGCGTGGCAGTGGTGGCATGGCCAAGGCCGTGGCCAGTGCCTTGCGCGATGGGGGTTATGACAACGGTGTGATCGTTGCTCGCAACGAGGTGGCCGGGCGTGCCCTGGCCAGCTCCCTGGGCTATCGGTGGCAAGCCGAACTGGGGGCGCTGCGGCCGCAGATGCTGGTCAATGTCACGCCGATTGGCATGAGCGGCGGGCCCGAAGCCCAGCAGCTGGCCTTTGAGGCCGAGGCGATCGCCGCGGCGGACACGGTGTTCGATGTGGTGGCGATCCCGGCCGAGACGCCGTTGATCCTACAGGCCCGGGCCCAGGGCAAGCGGGTGATCACCGGGTTGGAAGTGATCGCCATCCAGGCGCTGGAGCAGTTCGTGTTGTATACCGGCGTGCGTCCCAGCCAGGAGCAGTTCCAGAAGGCCGTGGCCTACGCCCGGGCCTGA